The Nomascus leucogenys isolate Asia chromosome 4, Asia_NLE_v1, whole genome shotgun sequence genome includes the window CCATTTGAGGTCCCCCTGATCTGGACGGGCTCCATAAGAGAAAAAACTCTCAATATTCTCCTGTGGAGATATAATGGACCACCTCTCAGGGAAATAGTTTTCAGCTCTCAGGATGGTGACAATCAGAGGATGTCAATaggtaaaaatttatttaaaatggtcAAACAGGTACTTAATGTTCGTGAAACTTACCTTAAAAATAACTCCAACTAACAGATTCTTCCCCCAGAACACAAAGAATAGGAGGCTACCCAAGGAAAGACTGGCAGACGGATTTCACCCATATTCCAAGGATAAGGGACATCCAGCATCTCTTCATATGGGTGGATACCTTCACTAACTGGGTAGAATTATTCCCATGCCAGACACAGAAAACTTCTGAAGTAATAAAAGTACTAATCAATGAGATAATTATTTGCTTTGGACTGCCTAAGTACCTCCAGGGTGATAATGGTATCAAGCTTACTGAACCACAGGGCAATTTCCCCCCACACTTAGCAAGGAAACACCTAAGCTAAATAAAAGAGACATCCCTGAGATGTTTAATGTCACACCGATGCCCATTGCCAGGTTACCAGAGATAATTTGGAGAGTCTCATGCCATCTCTGCCTTTAGCAACCTGTTCAAGTATCTGCTGGACTTCCAGGCCACAGAAAGATGGCCACAGAGGGGTGAAGAAACAGGCTGAGGGTTCTTGGGAAGAAAGACACAATGAGGCAGTAGGAggtggggaagaaaagaagacgGACTTTCACAATGGAATTAGGCATTGGGGAGAGATCAGTTTCCCCACGTCAGGGAGAAGAAGGTGAAGGTGGGGAAGGGGGTGGccaggagcagaaggaagaggacTCAAGATGGAAAGGGAGCCGCTGTCCCCATGGCAATACCACGTGGAGAGGTCGTCTTCATACCTTCAAGCCTTTTTCCCTGGGCTTTTGATTGTGCCTGTGCCTCATTTCTTGTCCTCTCTGCAGATGCCCAGTAGGGGCTACCTCATCCTCGTGCTGTTCTTGCGTGGCTTTCTGGGCAGTAGGGATCTTGAACTTCCTTTCTAACACTGTGCCAGGCAAGGAAGGGAGCATTCCTCTGCCCTTTCTCTTGTGCCCACCTGGAAAGGTGCAGTCTGGGTTTCAGTGAGAACCCTGCCAGCCGAGCCCTGTGCATCCACTACCTTGACACACGGTGTTTTCCCACCAGAAGCCCTGCTGTGCTCTCCTGGCCCAAGTAGGGGATTCCATACCTTCCCTTTCATGGTCTTAGCACCAGCAGCCTAGTTTCTCCCTTCCAGAGTCTCCAGGGATGGCAAATGTAAGTGGAGACAAACCTCATCAGGTCCCCATCCCCTAAAAGGTTAATTGTGTGTATGTGGCTGTGGGTGcctttgtgttttcattctcttccCCTTTTTGTAAAATTTGGTTGTCTCTGTGGTTTTATACTTGGTCAAAAGTACTCGTCTTGGTGATGCACTATTGTATGCATGAGAGAATTGGGGGGATGCCCATGTGGTACAAGAAAGGACCCCTGACCCCTTTCCTTCTCTGTGGTCCCCCGCATTAGATTGGGGGTTCTGGGAGAGGCAGGTGAATGTCCTAATGTGATTTGTTCTGTTTGTAACTGGAGTGTTTTGAAGTCCTTGGTGTTGCTCTGAGAGATCGCCACCTGGTGCTCATGAGGTGTCTGTGCAGAACAATAAACGGCAAATGAACAACCACaaaattgttgctgttgttaaccTTCCGCCTTTTGTAGATTAGTGCACCTATTCTGTGACGGATTTGGGTTACCTCCCTGAGGGCAACCACAAGCCCTTCCACTGGATGCGGGAAAAGTCCCTTCAAAccccacttaaaaaatatatattccacattGTTCTCACCCACACATTTGACCTGGTTAGACTCTTCACCTAACGGAACAGACAATATGCCTGGGAAAATAAGTGAACATGAGGGAGAAAAACCATCGTTAAAATTgtgaatgttcatttttaaagattcctTCACCTGACTACAATATGAAGTATGTTTGAATTGTTGCTTCTGCCTGttgtttctcaaataaatgtttaatgttaatcatctcaaaactgacaaaaattcaaaaataaaatgcaaatgcagAGCCTCCTTTGTTACCAACATCTGTGTCTATTTCTGATAGTCCATGGAATGTGGTTTTCTTGGAAGCCAGGATTGGTCTCCCCACAGACCCCAGCCTAAGGTCACCAGTTAGGAACCCAGGACTTGGAAGGCAGAGCCTGTGAGCTCTTCCATCAGGGATCTGACTCTGCAAAATGACTTGATGAATGCAACCTGCAAACTCCCATGTTCGGACTTCATTATGCATGAGCCGTTGGACAGAGGGTTTCTTAGTACATACTTTAATGCATATTTATGTGCAATCTTGTTAGTGGGAATATAAGTTTGTGAAGAACTTCTCATTTCAATAGGCAGTTAACACATTGGGGCTATATTTTGCCTTTCTGACTCAATAATCTTCAAAGAATCCATAGGGTGGTTAACTTGGCTAAAACGTACAAAACACTCGGAACCCACAAAACACTCAGAGGTTTAGAAGAATGTTTTAATGCTTAAGAGGCAGGATTAAGTAAAGGGGCTATAGAAATCAGTGTCCTTGACTGGGCAGTCAGGAGAGCAGGGCTCAAATTCTGTGACTCACTTCTctgtatctcagttggaaatgaaTGGGTATCCTGGTTCCCACCTTCCCACACGCTGTGATGCTTCAAACTCCTTGGATGAAGGGCCTCTTCTCAGCCCAAGATCTTGATTGTGAACATTAACAAAGAGAACAGTCATCCTTCATAGAAGATAAATCAGTAATGATATTTGATTCGGTGAATgaatttatcctttaaaaaacattttgtggGGGAACATGACAGTGGTGGAGTAATTACAATCAGATGAGATTGGTATTAAAATTGAGTAAAGCCCCAACTATTGCCAGCTGACAATCATGTGTCCTGCTAACTGCCCCAGGGCTCTCAGCCTGGAACTGAAATAAATGTGTTACAAATGGTGCTGGATGCCTTTTTCAGTTAATTTGAAAATATGGATTTGATCACGTCAGCTCCCTTTCTGCTGGAAAAAAAAGCTAGGGTCCATAATTGGTGTTATCTACTCTGTTTTGGTTTTAGGGAAGAAACAATACTTAGATGTGGGCTTACTTTAACTTCTTGCCTTTTTCACCCCCAGAACAATGCAAACTTAATGAAATGTGGCCTTGGAAAAGGAAGAGGTAGTACTTTGGTAACATAGAACATGAAACCGTAAAATTTGGTCTATCCAAATCTACAGCTCCTTTCAATGCCCCATTTGTGATGAGCTAAGAGGAAGGAATCAGGTAGTTGGTTGTGGGTAAGAATTTCAGTTTCTCCTGAGCACGAGaatctttttcagtttttatctgTCTTTCCTTGCTCCTTGTCTACAAACTGTCCCTTCCCCATTGACCCACTAATAGAAgcttatatgttaaaatatttttggagaacTTCATGACACTAGTCAGAAGCCCAAGAGTGGTCTGGTCTAAGGAAGACTTCATGGGGAAGCTGGAAAAAAGTGGAATTGGTGCAGGCAACATCTTTCTTTTCAGATGCTGTTTAGATGACATGGAGGAGATAACGCAGTCTGTCAACAGGGAGgcctaaaagttaaaaagcagtgGCCAAGCAGGACTTGTGTCTTTTCAGGGTTTTGCCAGGCTCTAGGAGCATGAGATCCAGACAACTTTAACgggggtgaggggagagagagagatgcatttAAGCAGAAATTCTTACAGCACACATGTTGGAAACCACTGCAGACTTCAGAGTAAATGCATAGTTTCCAAATCCAAATGTTAACATTCCCCTTCTCTGTTTTTACACAAATGCactcagatgaagaaagtgaCACACATTGGGAAAGGACACCTGCTTCCTATTTTAGTCCCAAGATGGCTTTTGCTTCAAGAGTACCAACTgttccctctccccaaccccacccctgTCCATGTAGCAATATGAATTGCCTGGCCCAGAGACCTAAACAAGAAGTCACAAATTTCTCTGTGATTTTGGTTGCACTTGCCATTTCAATACTTAGGAAAATAGAAGTAATCAGAAATGACCATGCTGTTTGGAGATGAGAGAAACCCTTTTCAGGGAGAGATTTAAGCTGGACTCTGCCCCTGCTCTTGGTCAGGCGTGTCTCCAGTTGCTGCAGTGCCTGGAACCAAACTCTGCCTCTTCCAAAATGCCCAGTATCCCCTCTTCTTGAACTTCCAGGTGCCATAGATAGCCAGAGTGATGACAACAGCCAGAATGGTGGTGGCCCCCACTACAATACCAGCTGTAGCCCCTCCTGACAGACTACCACCATCCCCCTTGGATGGCATTCATGGCGCTGCGCAGCTCTAATGGCTCTCCCAGCCTCCGCTGGTGGGTCTGGGAATCTTTAATCCAGGATCTCGCATTCTCAGAACAGGTCACTATGACAGTGTTGGTGTCAGCCTCACTCCTAAGGGGTGGCTGGGTGAAAGGGGAGAGACTAGCAGGGGGAAGGAACTTTTCTATAAAGAGCCCAGCCTTGACACAGTAGGACACTTGGCGTCCATCGCTGATGAGGGCTAGGTGCTGGCTGCAGCCTCTCAGGCACTTTTTCAGGGAAGGTGCCCCTAAGTCCTTGGATATGGCTGGGACCACCAGGGGTTCCCAACTGTGCAGCTGAAGAACCCACCAAAAGGAACCGAAGACCTGCTTCCCAACTCATAGTCCTGAGAAACCCATACCTTGAGGTTTTCAAAGAGTCTCAGTAGAAAGTAGCCAGTTGGGCATGACTGTGCGTTTGTCATGGGATTTATGCTCTTGCTGCTGAAGAGGCCCCCAAAAAGCAGTCCTGAGTTGTCAGGTACTTGGCTACTGGCCACACGCCAAAAAGCCCTAAATTCAGCATTTACCACCTGGAACACATCTTCACACGCGGTCTTGCAGAAGACAAGGAGGGTGCACTTCTTATGGCACTCCAGGTGATTGTAACCCACTTCACGAGTCTCGGATAGAAGGTGCACTAGGGAGTAGCCAGAGGGGCAGGAGAAATCACCAGTGAGTGGATTCTTCTGCTCCAACTTTGGGCAGAGAACAACATTTTTATTCCCTGAGAACTGGCTGCATTTCTGATAAACCCCACTGAAAGAGAAGTCAGTCATTTTCCCCTCGCAGGAGCCATCATCTCTGTTGGCCTGAAAGTTGAAGTTGGGAGAATTGAGATCTGTGCAGCCAGGGTAGGTGTTGAATGTGTAATAGCGCTTCACAGCAATTTCCACCGTCTTTGACACCTTCTTCACCAGGGGGCCTGGCAAGTCAGGCAGCATGTTGGGGTTGATGAAGAAATGCAGTGGCAGGCCAGAGCGGTCGATGGCCACCAGGTGGTTGGTGATACCCTGCTGCCAGGACTGGAGGGTGATGCCTGGGTAAAAAGGAACCCCTCCGATGCTCTGCACCCTGGAGTTGGTTCGGTTTGAGAGGTAGCTCTTGGTGAGGACATTCTGCGAGGTATAGTTTTCCTCAAATTTGAAGTTCATGGTGTTTTGGAAGGCAAGTCCAGCAGAGGCAGTCACGGCACTATGACTGCTCTGGCTGTCTTGGAGGAAGGAGGCCCTGATGTGGTCCTCCTGAGTGAGAGCAGCCCCAGCATCCACACTGGTGATGACGTGGGTGCCATAGTTGAGGACCAGGAGTTCTGCCAGGTAGGTGGCCATCCTTGTCTGGTTGTTCTCTAGACGGTCAGAGATGTCAAGGAGCTCCTTCCTAAAACCTGAGCTTAGCTCTAAGGCTGGGTTGATTTTGACTGTGTAGATGAGGTTTCTTACCTGAACTCGGGTAGCTATAGCTTTGTCCTTCACTTGAAGGGTTTTCATTCTCTGGAACTCAGCAGAGAACTTGGCATTGACTTTGGAATAAAGAGAGAGATCTGTGTTGATGGAGTAGGAGGTACTGCTCTGGTAATTAACCTAAGAATCCAGGATTTCTGAGTTCATCTCCAGGTTGCTCTGTTTCTGGGGAATGGAGAAGATTTCATCAGGGATGATATACTGTCCATCCTCAGTTGTCCTGCAGTTGGTGTAAGTCAAGTCCATCACCCATCCCATATCCACATTCCGCAGATTGTCCCAGCCCCCACCAGGTAGGACTTCCGGGACAGGCAGTTTCAAGGCATCCTTGCATTTTTGAAATCCAACTTCATCTGTCTCCCCCAAAGGCTTGCCTGATGTAGCCCATGCTGCCACTGTCCAGAAGAGGATGGCAGCCCTGAAGCTGTTCTTGGCTCAGACAGCCCCAGCCGCACAGGAGCCGACACAGCGGCCAGCAAGCTTCAGGCAAACTAAATGGTGTTTGTCTCCAAACACCGCTTTGGAGACAAgctgacaagaaaaagaaagcagctgTGGATACAGTTCTCCAAAATTCAACAGTTCTCCAAAAGCTACCAGTTTCTCTTTAAGCTAATCTAATTGCAAAATGAGGAAATGAGAGTTGGCTGGAATATTAAAGTCCATCAGGACTTTGAAGAATTTATGCCATGCTAAACATGCAAACACATGTTTTAGGCATGTAGGGCCTAAAAATTTATGCCATGCTAAACATGCAAACACATGTTTTAGGCATGTAGGGCCTAAAAATTTATGCCATGCTAAACATGCAAACACATGTTTTAGGCATGTAGGGCCTAAAAATTTATGCCATGCTAAACATGCAAACACATGTTTTAGGCATGTAGGGCCTAAAAATTTATGCCATGCTAAACATGCAAACACATGTTTTAGGCATGTAGGACCTAAAAAACTGTTAGGCCCTACATGCCTAACAGTTAACTATCCTAATTTTCCCCCAGCCATGGCTGGTTACTCTGCTGCAGGAGTGTGCACTTAGAAAAGGTGTGACCCCACAACCTACTGCTTCCTCCACCAGaaagtttgtcttttcttttttctctctcttggaCTTGGTGTTTTACATTTTCCCTGACTGCTGTTTCCTGGGACTCCAACACCAGTTTCCTTTTACTGGAAACACAGAGGCAAATGACATCATCCTTACTGAAACACCCTGCCTCCACCATACCCATGCAAGCTGTAAGTCAAGGCCAACCTGGTTTCCCATTTGCCTGGGGGTGGAGGCTGTTTCCACAAAAGAAAGGAGTGAAACTCTTGGACACTTGTCCTGTGGGTTTCATTGTTATAAGCCCGAATAGTTCTGTCTTTGGGGATGACATTGTCTGTGGCAGAGCTGACAAGGCCTGAAGAGGATTCTGTTAAAATATGCTGAAAAACCTCAGTTTTGCATTTTCCTAAGCATTCAGAGTGAGAGTGAGGGGCCCCTATACTGACCTGTTTTCTTTCAGGTAGAAATATTCAAGACAAAACCACACTATTATCTAGATTTTGATTTATCAGTGGAAGACAGGGGTCAAGgaacatatgtgtatgtgtacacacatttatatagcccctgtgtgtgtgcattttgcaTGAAGTTGGTACCCATTATACCTTTAATTTTTCATTCCATTGCTAAGTATGTGTATTCAATTTAGGTGCATGAAAAGAATGTGGCTCTTCATTACTCAGTATTTTTTCTAAAAGCAACAATTCATTTGTTACATCACTAGAAGAATATAATTTCATAAATGTCTTTTCATATGCCAACGCCAGCTCTATTAGAGCccataatttaaaacaatgtttctaGGCCCATTTATCTGGTGCTAAGATTGATTGAGAACCAACTCTGTTAATTCTTTAGGACAATTAGGCTGTGTCTTAGTACACTTAGTGGTAGCCGGGGAATCCAGGGGAGTTAATGAAGATCCCAATTGCATCCTTAACATTCCCAAAATTATACCATGAACCTGATGCGGTGTGAGTTTGCAATTCACAGGTATCACTACACCATCACCTGTATGCATCCTGGAAAGAAGATTCCAAGGAATTGAATTCCTCTGATGGTCATTGATGCAGCTAAGAAGTGTTTTTAGAAAGAATGAGGCTAGTTGCCTAGCTTCCCAGGCTCGGCTTCACTAGTTATTATAAAAACCATGATGGTGTTCTGTAAATCCAGAAATATTGcattctgggtcttttttttttttttccaatacaggGTCTCGCTTATTTCCTAGGCATGGTCCCACTATGATCACAGTCCCATGATCAGcatgggagttttgacctgctctaTTTCCAACCTGGGCCTTTTTACCCCtgcttaggcaacctggtggtctgCTCCAGAAAGGTCACCATAGTGATGCTGAACTTAAGGAGGACACCTGATTGGCATAAcacactacagcccagaactcccaGAATCAAGCtatccccttgcctcagcctccagagaagctgggactactggcatgcactaCTGTGCCCGTCCATTCTGAGTGTATTTGTGCCACGGTTATCATGCCTCTGGGAGCTGGCACCAGCTACCAAGAGAGATTAATTTATGAACCAGTGCCCAGTCTATATTTGGCTAGAGAACCAAACTTTTGCAAGATCttctggttaatttataaatcagTTAGTTATAAATATATTCCTCAGCAGCATGatcccagaattagaaaaatgagaGTTGAATGCCCTTGAGTACTTCCAATAAATCTGTTGAAATATATCCACATTTCTCTTCAAACTATTTCTGGGATTGTTCATCAAAATTAGAATACTCTTTCACTTACACCGCTTTGGAGACAAGCTGACAATTTGCtaccctctcctttctctttaatAGATCCTGTTGAGCCTTCACTTTCCTGAAATGAGAATACAAGCAAGGTTAATACAAATAATTCTATATTcaggtgttcctatttctccagatgCCCAGtcactgtaatttttatttcttctacagcctttgacttcattttattatagacaaaagaggaaaatagctaaaagagccaaaaagagtaaaattacATTGTATtcataagacaaaatattttacagcCACCACAATTATTTCCAACAATTTTGATAGCATGAGAGATTCTTGTCATGATGT containing:
- the LOC100589669 gene encoding LOW QUALITY PROTEIN: macrophage-expressed gene 1 protein-like (The sequence of the model RefSeq protein was modified relative to this genomic sequence to represent the inferred CDS: inserted 1 base in 1 codon; deleted 1 base in 1 codon; substituted 1 base at 1 genomic stop codon); the protein is MSFGSLKADGQGKKVKAQQDLLKRKERVANCQLVSKAVKRKLVLESQETAVRENNSFRAAILFWTVAAWATSGKPLGETDEVGFQKCKDALKLPVPEVLPGGGWDNLRNVDMGWVMDLTYTNCRTTEDGQYIIPDEIFSIPQKQSNLEMNSEILDSXVNYQSSTSYSINTDLSLYSKVNAKFSAEFQRMKTLQVKDKAIATRVQVRNLIYTVKINPALELSSGFRKELLDISDRLENNQTRMATYLAELLVLNYGTHVITSVDAGAALTQEDHIRASFLQDSQSSHSAVTASAGLAFQNTMNFKFEENYTSQNVLTKSYLSNRTNSRVQSIGGVPFYPGITLQSWQQGITNHLVAIDRSGLPLHFFINPNMLPDLPGPLVKKVSKTVEIAVKRYYTFNTYPGCTDLNSPNFNFQANRDDGSCEGKMTDFSFSGVYQKCSQFSGNKNVVLCPKLEQKNPLTGDFSCPSGYSLVHLLSETREVGYNHLECHKKCTLLVFCKTACEDVFQVVNAEFRAFWRVASSQVPDNSGLLFGGLFSSKSINPMTNAQSCPTGYFLLRLFENLKVWVSQDYELGSRSSVPFGGFFSCTVGNPXVVPAISKDLGAPSLKKCLRGCSQHLALISDGRQVSYCVKAGLFIEKFLPPASLSPFTQPPLRSEADTNTVIVTCSENARSWIKDSQTHQRRLGEPLELRSAMNAIQGDGGSLSGGATAGIVVGATTILAVVITLAIYGTWKFKKRGYWAFWKRQSLVPGTAATGDTPDQEQGQSPA